CCAGGTCGAACAGGCGATCCTTGAGGGTGGGGCCGTTGATCAGCTCCATCACCATGTAGTAGCTTTCGCCTTCGGGATCGTAGTCGAAGTCGTAGACCTGGACGATGTTAGGGTGCTTCAGCTTGGCGACGTTGCGCGCTTCACGCTCGAAACGGTCTTTAAATTCGGGATCGTCGGAGAGGAACGGGTGCAGGATTTTGATCGCGACGTAGCGGTCCAGCGCGGAATGGTAGGCGCGGTAGACTTCGGCCATGCCACCACGTCCGATACGCTCGATGATTTCGTATTTTCCGAGCTTTCGTCCGTTCACGCTGCCGCGCTGCCTTCGCTCTGCCACACAGTAAGATACCGCGTCCTGCCGGGCCGGACACGCGTGCGCTTAGTATACCTGATGCCTGACGGGTCCCCAAGCCGCTCCCGCTGGTCGACGTGTGAGCTTGCTGATAGCAGATGCCCGTTTTTGGCCGGGGGCGTCATGCTCATCGTGACGCTACACCCCGGCTGAAGGGCCTGCTCAGTCCAGCTCTGAGGATGACGGAAGGGAAAGGTCGATGCGTCGTTGGTCCTGCGGCGCGAGCGGATCGTCGTAATAAAGCGCGACGTCGACGGTATAGCTGCCCGCCGGGTCGGCCATGCCGCGCAGGTGGAGCGTGAACTCCATCTTGAATGTCATGGTCGCGATCACGCTGGCTTCCCCCACATTCCGCCCCTGGGCATCGTGTAAGACGATCTCAAGGTTGGGCCGCTCGCGGAACGGCGTAACGTCCACCTGGACGCGGATGCGCCGCCCATCCGGGAACGGCTCGGCCTCGACACGCTCGATGCGGACTTCGTCGCGCGGGCGCATGCCCGGATTGTTTTGCATGTAAAGATTTAGATCCATGACTGTCAATTTTATCTTGTTTCTGGCCGGGACTCTAGAGCCGGAGTGTATAGAGATTGTATGAAGTGCGAAGCTGTTGGCGCGGGTGGCCCCATCCCCTGGCCCCTTCTCTCCTCGCGAGGGAAGGGGAACAAGGCAAAAGCAAACACGGCGGAGCAAGCCCCGCGTCTACGGAGCGCGGGGTAACGAGCAAGCGAGAACACGGTTCGCTCGCTCAAGAAGTGCGTAACGCGCTCTACTCGCCGGGCGGCAAGGCGTTCCTGGCCGCTTCCAGCGCGATCCAGGCCGCCTCGAACTGGGCCGCCGGGACGAGCAGGTGATCGCGCTCGAAAGCACTGATCGCCAGGATCGACACGCCCGCGCCGGCCAGCACGCGGCTGACCAGCGCCATAAAGCCGACCAGCTCGAACTCCAGCGGCTGATCGAAGGTGATCAGGCGGTAGGGCGCGGCGGTCCGATGGTCGGGCAGGCGGTGCGCGAAGCTCTCCCATTCTGATTGGGGCAGGATTAGCGTGACTTCGTCTTTATCCGCGATGAGCGCGCTGAACGGCGTGGCGCTTTCGGCCAGCGCGCCCGCCGCCGCGACGATGGCCGAGGCGGGGAGGTGCACCGGAATGTAAAGCGCGTCGTCGGTGTAGAGCGAGGCGTGAGCCAGGGCTTGAGCGGCATCCATGAGATCATCCTTCGGGTTGGGGAACGCACGCCCGTGATTATACACATGCAGGTGGGAAGCGCGGCAAAAAAGCACGATAAAGCTTAAAATTTGTCCAGAGGGACTTGCACAGGTGTTCGATTCGTTGTATACTTGCATAAGTACGCAATTGTGAAATTAAGCAAGTTAAGCGCCCCCGTGCAGGAGATCGTCACATGTCCCTCAGCCGCATCCAGACCGCACGAGACTCCGTACGATCCGTTTACAACGACTATCCTCGCCAGTTCTGGCTGCTGGTCGGCGCGTCCTTCATCGATCAGGTGGGCAACGCGCTGATTTTCCCGTTTTTTGCCATGTTCCTGACCGACCACTACGGGATCGATCTCGCCCAGGCGGGCGTGATCTTCGCCATCTACGCGGGGACCGGGTTGATCGGCGGCACGCTCGGCGGCGCGATGGCAGACCGCTTTGGCCGTAAACCGATCGCGCTGCTGTCATTGGTCATGAGCGCAGCAGGCAATCTGGCGATGGTGCTGGCGCACAGCCTCACCCTGTTATACGTCATCGCGGCGGTGATTGGTGTGGTGGGCAGCATCGGCGGCCCGGCATGGCAGGCGATGATGGCCGATCTGCTGCCCGAGCAAAAGCGCGCCGAGGGATACGGCATCATCCGCGTGACGTTCAATCTGGCGGTGACGTTCGGTCCGATCATCGGGGGGCTGCTGGCGGCGCTGTCGTACCTGCTGCTGTTCAGCGTGGACGCCGCGACGAGCTTCATCACAGCGGGGATCCTGTTCGTGCTGCTGCGCGAAACGCGTCCCGAACGCGCGGAGACTGATGCGCCCGTCGAGACGCTGACGCAAACCTTCCGGGGTTATGGCAAGGTGTTCCACGACAAGCTGTTCATGACGTTCGCCGTGCTGGGCATGGTGGTGTGGCTGGTGTACTTCCAGATGAACTCGACGCTGTCCGTGTACCTACGCGACGAGCATGGGATCGAGCCGTGGGGCTTCGGCCTGCTGCTGAGCATGAACGCGATCATGGTCGTGCTGCTGCAGTTTTCGGTGACGCGCTACGTGAGCAAGCGCGCCTTCCCGTCGATGCTGGTGCTGGCGGTGGGCACGCTGCTGTACGCGGTCGGCTTCAGCATGTTCGGCTTCGCGGCCAGCATCGCGCTATTCGTGGCGGCAATGGTCATCATCACGGTGGGCGAAATGCTGGTCGTGCCGATCGGGCAGGCGATTGCGGCGCGGCTGGCGCCGGAGGATATGCGCGGGCGCTACATGGCCGTGTTCGGGTTCGGCTTCGCGATCGCGTCCGGCAGCGGTACGTGGCTGGCCGGGCAGATCAAGGCGCAGCTTGGCTTCGAGTGGGTGTGGTACCTGGGCGGCATCGTGGCCGGGCTGGCCGCGCTGGCCTACCTGACGCTGCAAATCCGGGCGGACGCGGCGGCGTTTGCGGTGGAGGAGCCGGTGTTGGAGCCGACGCTGGAGTTCAGCACGGAGCAGGGCGGGGGTTAGGGGTTAGGGATTGGGGAGTAGGGAACGGGGGATAGGGAAAGACAAAACGCGGGTGAGTTAGGGCGGGGTGACGGGGCAGCCTGGTGGCGCGCAGGCCTCACCCCCGGCCCCCTCTCCAATCAAGTTGGAGAGGGGAGACAAGCACAATCTGGGGTTCTGTAGGGGCGGGCTAAAAACCCGCCCGATTTTCTTATCCCGTACCGAAGTGCATTCAAAGGGGCAGGGTTACACCTGCTCGCCGGGATCGAGTGGCATGAGCACGAGGCCGGAGATCATCTTCGGGTAAAAGTCCGTGCTCTTTTGCGGCATTTTCTCGCCGTGCCCAGCGACGGCCTTGATGCTGTCCATGCGGGTGGGGCGCAGGAAGAACACGAAGTTCCCCTCGCCGCGATCGATGCTATCGACCGCTTCCGACGCGCTACGATGGTAGCGGATCATCGACTTATCCTCGACACCCTCCACCGGCACACCCGCGACCTGTTCGATCAGGATGCGGTGCGCAATGCTGACCGCGAGCGACTTCCATTCCGGTGACTGGTCGCTGGTGATCAGGCGATCGATGAGCGCGGCGTCCTGCAGGGTGAGCGTGTAGAACCCTACGTCGGGGCCGCCGTAGTAGCCGAAAACGTCCGGCGCGTCCGCCGTGTTGAGCGCTTCCAGGCATGCGGCCAGATCGTCCACGTGGGCGGCGTTGAAGTAGAGCCGGGCGCGTTCGAGTACCTCCGCCGGGGCGGTCGCGGTGAAACTGCAGATTTCGCGGTGGGTAGGCAGCACCACGAGGCCGGGATCGTCCATGCTGACCAGCGTCGCGGCGACGTAGTTGAAGGCCGCATCCGGCGACGCATCAGGGTGGGCGGCGCGCTGTGCGTTGCGGTAGTTCAGCGCGGTTTCGTAGCGGTGATGGCCATCCGCGATGATCAGGTTGCGCTTCGGCCCCATCTCGGCTTCGATGGCGGCCAGCGTCGCTTCGTCGGTGACGACCCACAACCGCTGGCGCACGCCGCTCTCGAGCAATTCCTCGACGTCCAGATCCGGCTGGCGGTCGCCGATGGCTCTGCGCAGCAGGGCGTTGACGCGGTTGTCGGCGTCGGGGTAGAGCAGGAAGATCTGCTCGGTGTGAGCCTGGAGCGTGCTGATCAGGCGCAGTCGATCTTCCTTCGGCCCGGCGTGGGTGCGCTCGTGAGGCAGGATGATGCCCTCGTCGAACTCGGCCAGCTTCACTGCGGCAATCATGCCCAACCGGACGTATTGCTTGCCCTCGACCGTGAAGGTCTGCTCGTAGGCATACAGTGCCGGGCGGTTTTCGCGGGCCAGCACACCTTCGTCGCGCCACTGGTGATAGGCGTCGTTGGCGCGCGTGTAGACATTGGAGCCTTCCGGCGTATCGCCGGGTTCCGCTTTGCCCTGAATGATGCGGACGATGTTGTAGGGGCTGAGCGCGTAATAACGCGCCTGAAGCTCGTCGGTGATGCGGTCATACGGCTGGCTCACAACGTCCTGAAGGCTGCCAACACGATCGGCGTTGTAGCGGACGCCGCGAAACGGCTTGATCACGGCCATGAAGCAGTTCCCTTTCGCTTTCCGGTCCGGCTGGACGCCGGAGCACCGCGCTGGTTCGATTTTACCAGGGGGCTTGCCGGGCGGCGAAGATCGCGGGCGCGAAATCGACGATTGGAGGCGAAGCCCGCGCGGGGCCCCGGCGTGGCAGGTGTGCGCGAATTGTATTATGATGTATCCAGCATGAGCTGTTCCGCCGCCGCAAAGGGGAGGCCGTATGATGCACCGTGTGCAACACGTCTTGGTGATATGTCTGGCAGTCGTCCTGGTTCTGGCCGCGCCGTCACTGGTTCTGGCGCAGGGCGATGGGACAGTTACCCACACGGTTCAGTCCGGTGAAACGCTGTGGAACATCGCTGTTGCATATGGCACGACCGCCGAGGCCATCGCGCAGGCGAATAACATCGTGAACCCCCAACTGATCTACAGCGGGCAGGTGCTGGTTATCCCACAGCCGGGCCAACCCGTACCAACCGCCGCATCCACTGCCGCGGCGAGCGACGCGACGGTTGTGCCGACCGTGGCTCCAACTGCCGTGCCCGCCGGAACGGAAACGACGTATGTGGTCCAGCCCGGCGACAACCTGTACCGCATCGGCTTGCGCTTCAACCTCGTGCCGAGCGTGCTGGCCGCCTATAACGGGATCTACAACGAAAACTATATCTACGTCGGGCAGGTGCTGCGCATCCCACCCAGCGCGACCATGAATGAGCCGGTCGTCGTGGCCTCGTCGACCCCGATCGCGACCACCGCCGGCATGGACACTACCGCGCCGGTGGAAGCGACCGAAGAAGTCGTCGTCACCGAGGTCGTCGAGGCGACCGAAGAAGTGGCGACCGAAGCAGTGGTGGCGACGGAAGCGATCGAGATGCCGCTGCCCACGGTCACAGCTGCGCCGACGCTGACGCCCGCACCCACCGATACGCCGG
This window of the Aggregatilinea lenta genome carries:
- a CDS encoding DUF1015 domain-containing protein; this translates as MAVIKPFRGVRYNADRVGSLQDVVSQPYDRITDELQARYYALSPYNIVRIIQGKAEPGDTPEGSNVYTRANDAYHQWRDEGVLARENRPALYAYEQTFTVEGKQYVRLGMIAAVKLAEFDEGIILPHERTHAGPKEDRLRLISTLQAHTEQIFLLYPDADNRVNALLRRAIGDRQPDLDVEELLESGVRQRLWVVTDEATLAAIEAEMGPKRNLIIADGHHRYETALNYRNAQRAAHPDASPDAAFNYVAATLVSMDDPGLVVLPTHREICSFTATAPAEVLERARLYFNAAHVDDLAACLEALNTADAPDVFGYYGGPDVGFYTLTLQDAALIDRLITSDQSPEWKSLAVSIAHRILIEQVAGVPVEGVEDKSMIRYHRSASEAVDSIDRGEGNFVFFLRPTRMDSIKAVAGHGEKMPQKSTDFYPKMISGLVLMPLDPGEQV
- a CDS encoding ACT domain-containing protein; amino-acid sequence: MDAAQALAHASLYTDDALYIPVHLPASAIVAAAGALAESATPFSALIADKDEVTLILPQSEWESFAHRLPDHRTAAPYRLITFDQPLEFELVGFMALVSRVLAGAGVSILAISAFERDHLLVPAAQFEAAWIALEAARNALPPGE
- a CDS encoding MDR family MFS transporter, which translates into the protein MSLSRIQTARDSVRSVYNDYPRQFWLLVGASFIDQVGNALIFPFFAMFLTDHYGIDLAQAGVIFAIYAGTGLIGGTLGGAMADRFGRKPIALLSLVMSAAGNLAMVLAHSLTLLYVIAAVIGVVGSIGGPAWQAMMADLLPEQKRAEGYGIIRVTFNLAVTFGPIIGGLLAALSYLLLFSVDAATSFITAGILFVLLRETRPERAETDAPVETLTQTFRGYGKVFHDKLFMTFAVLGMVVWLVYFQMNSTLSVYLRDEHGIEPWGFGLLLSMNAIMVVLLQFSVTRYVSKRAFPSMLVLAVGTLLYAVGFSMFGFAASIALFVAAMVIITVGEMLVVPIGQAIAARLAPEDMRGRYMAVFGFGFAIASGSGTWLAGQIKAQLGFEWVWYLGGIVAGLAALAYLTLQIRADAAAFAVEEPVLEPTLEFSTEQGGG